The following coding sequences are from one Panicum hallii strain FIL2 chromosome 5, PHallii_v3.1, whole genome shotgun sequence window:
- the LOC112895085 gene encoding 3-ketoacyl-CoA synthase 6-like has product MAPLGSSRSSSKAKALKALYELVVNNFLATVAVATLAAVLRTAWPIGNDGLYGWLQAARPVHVLTAVILTVALVKLRRMRRPRDVYLVEYGCFRPKPWFRAPYATCLEHVRLMPYLADEEDIAWGRRLLQRSGIGEETCVPYAYHYVPPDRSLGASRDETELVIFSAVDDVFARTAVKPEEIDVVIVNCSIFTPTPVFADMVVNRYKLRADVRSVNLSGMGCSAGLISLQLAKNLLQVAPPGTHVLVVSTEILSSQYYVGSKREMLLPNCLFRMGAAAMILSNSPERARFRLARMVRTVAAALDAGYRCVFQEEDDEGNMGIRLSKDLVATAGQTLKSNIVAFGPLVLPVSEQLLVVLSLLKRKLLSLRRGSSKVRLYSPDFRTAFEHFCIHAGGRAVIDEVQRGLGLSDEDVEASRMTLHRFGNTSSSSVLYELAYIEAKGRMKKGDRLWMISFGAGFECNSAAWECVTPAANADGPWIDCIHRYPVQLPKVVEGII; this is encoded by the coding sequence AAGGCCCTCAAGGCGTTGTACGAGCTCGTCGTCAACAACTTCCTCGCCACCGTCGCGGTGGCTACTCTCGCCGCCGTGCTCCGGACGGCATGGCCCATCGGCAACGATGGCCTTTACGGCTGGCTGCAAGCGGCGCGGCCAGTCCACGTCCTCACGGCGGTGATCCTGACGGTCGCCCTCGTCAAGCTCAGGCGCATGCGCCGGCCACGGGACGTGTACCTCGTCGAGTACGGCTGCTTCCGGCCCAAGCCGTGGTTCCGGGCGCCGTACGCCACGTGCCTGGAGCACGTGCGCCTCATGCCTTACCTGGCCGACGAGGAAGACATCGCCTGGGGACGGCGGCTGCTCCAGAGGTCCGGGATCGGCGAGGAGACCTGCGTGCCGTACGCCTACCACTACGTGCCCCCGGACCGCAGCCTCGGGGCCTCCCGGGACGAGACCGAGCTGGTCATCTTCTCCGCCGTCGACGACGTGTTCGCCAGGACGGCCGTCAAGCCCGAGGAGATCGACGTGGTCATCGTCAACTGCAGCATCTTCACGCCCACGCCGGTGTTCGCCGACATGGTCGTCAACAGGTACAAGCTGCGCGCCGACGTGCGGAGCGTTAACCTGTCCGGGATGGGTTGCAGTGCGGGTCTCATCTCCCTCCAGCTCGCCAAGAACCTCCTGCAGGTGGCGCCGCCGGGCACGCACGTATTGGTTGTGTCCACGGAGATCCTCTCGTCGCAGTACTACGTCGGCAGCAAGCGCGAGATGCTGCTGCCCAACTGCCTCTTCCGCAtgggcgccgccgccatgaTCCTGTCCAACTCCCCGGAACGCGCCCGGTTCCGGCTCGCGCGCATGGTTCGGACCGTGGCCGCCGCGTTAGACGCTGGCTACCGTTGCGTGTtccaggaggaggacgacgagggcAACATGGGAATCCGTCTCTCCAAGGACCTCGTTGCCACTGCCGGTCAAACCCTCAAAAGTAACATCGTGGCCTTCGGCCCGCTCGTCCTCCCGGTCTCGGAGCAGCTCCTCGTTGTGCTGTCGCTCCTCAAGCGGAAGCTCCTGAGCCTGCGGCGCGGGAGCAGCAAGGTGAGGCTGTACAGTCCGGACTTCCGCACGGCGTTCGAGCACTTCTGCATCCACGCGGGCGGTCGCGCGGTGATCGACGAGGTGCAGCGCGGACTCGGCCTGTCCGACGAGGACGTCGAGGCGTCGCGGATGACGCTGCACCGGTTCGGCAACACGTCGAGCAGCTCGGTGCTGTACGAGCTGGCGTACATCGAAGCCAAGGGCCGGATGAAGAAGGGCGACCGCCTGTGGATGATCTCCTTCGGCGCCGGCTTCGAGTGCAACAGCGCGGCGTGGGAGTGCGTCACGCCGGCCGCCAACGCCGATGGGCCATGGATCGACTGCATCCACCGCTACCCGGTGCAGCTCCCTAAAGTCGTAGAGGGAATAATCTAA